A window from Lampris incognitus isolate fLamInc1 chromosome 5, fLamInc1.hap2, whole genome shotgun sequence encodes these proteins:
- the spink4 gene encoding serine peptidase inhibitor, Kazal type 4: MTGKAVFLGLLLILVTADAEETSGLLRKPSCPDMEQIMACPLNLAPVCGSDGHTYANECVLCVQRQETKMDILIAKEENC; this comes from the exons ATGACTGGTAAAGCAGTTTTTCTTGGGCTCTTGCTCATCTTGGTGACAGCGG atgCTGAGGAGACTTCTGGACTACTGAGAAAG CCATCTTGTCCTGACATGGAGCAGATAATGGCGTGCCCTTTGAACCTGGCTCCGGTGTGCGGCAGCGATGGCCACACCTACGCCAACGAGTGTGTCCTGTGTGTCCAAAGACA AGAAACCAAAATGGACATTTTGATTGCCAAGGAGGAGAACTGTTGA